The Nerophis lumbriciformis linkage group LG05, RoL_Nlum_v2.1, whole genome shotgun sequence genome contains a region encoding:
- the tnni1d gene encoding troponin I, skeletal, slow d encodes MNAKWDKPKSKITASRKLSLKMLLLTRACEDLERERQEREEEKGRYLEEKLPPLRMSGLSMNELQDLCKQLHSKIDVVDEERYNFESKVSKHNIDIRELKLKVQDLGGKFKKPALRKVRVSADEMMRALLGSKHKGSMDLRANLKSVKKEDVKQDKVLTSEVGDWRKNVEAMSGMEGRKKMFDTGGAAQ; translated from the exons ATGAACGCCAAGTGGGATAAG CCGAAGTCGAAGATCACAGCTTCTCGCAAGCTCTCCTTAAAA ATGCTTCTCCTGACGAGAGCCTGCGAGGATCTGGAGCGTGAGCGTCAGGAGAGGGAGGAGGAGAAAGGACGCTATCTGGAGGAGAAGCTGCCTCCTTTGCGCATGTCTGGGCTGTCGATGAACGagctgcag GACCTGTGCAAGCAGCTTCACTCCAAGATAGACGTGGTAGACGAGGAGAGATACAACTTTGAATCCAAAGTCAGCAAACACAACATAGAC ATCCGAGAGCTGAAGCTGAAGGTGCAGGACCTGGGGGGCAAGTTCAAAAAACCCGCCCTGAGGAAGGTGAGGGTGTCGGCCGACGAAATGATGAGGGCCCTGCTGGGCTCCAAGCACAAGGGCTCCATGGACCTCCGTGCCAATCTCAAGTCCGTGAAGAAGGAGGACGTGAAGCAGGACAAG GTGCTCACAAGCGAGGTGGGTGACTGGCGTAAGAACGTGGAGGCCATGTCGGGCATGGAAGGACGCAAGAAGATGTTTGACACAGGTGGAGCCGCACAGTGA